A genomic segment from Micromonospora echinaurantiaca encodes:
- a CDS encoding dihydrofolate reductase family protein yields the protein MPQLLRVQCFNVSRDGFGTGEGQSLERPFGHADPTPLFSWRAATASFVYRTEPGGTRGLDDYLTRDHDHNIGAEIMGRNKFGPQRGPWENHDWQGWWGDNPPFHTPVFVLTHYERPSFTLSDTTFHFLNASPAEALARAKEAAAGRDVRLGGGVATIREFIEADLVDTMHIAVAPVDLGRGERLWDSHTDLLDRFHLESVPSASGVTHLLFWRR from the coding sequence GTGCCGCAGCTGTTAAGGGTGCAGTGCTTCAACGTGTCGCGGGACGGGTTCGGTACCGGCGAGGGGCAGAGCCTGGAGCGACCCTTCGGCCACGCCGACCCGACTCCCCTGTTCTCCTGGCGCGCCGCTACCGCCAGCTTCGTGTACCGCACCGAACCCGGCGGCACTCGCGGCCTGGACGACTACCTGACCCGCGACCACGACCACAACATCGGCGCGGAGATCATGGGTCGGAACAAGTTCGGCCCCCAGCGCGGTCCCTGGGAGAACCACGATTGGCAGGGATGGTGGGGAGACAACCCGCCGTTCCACACCCCGGTCTTCGTCCTCACCCACTACGAACGCCCGTCGTTCACCCTGTCTGACACCACGTTCCACTTCCTCAACGCCAGCCCGGCCGAGGCGCTGGCCCGTGCCAAGGAAGCCGCCGCCGGTCGGGACGTACGCCTCGGTGGTGGAGTCGCCACCATCCGCGAGTTCATCGAGGCCGATCTGGTCGACACCATGCACATCGCCGTCGCACCCGTCGACCTCGGCCGAGGTGAACGGCTGTGGGACAGCCACACCGATCTGCTCGACCGCTTCCACCTGGAGTCGGTGCCGAGCGCCAGCGGAGTCACTCACCTCCTGTTCTGGAGGCGATGA
- a CDS encoding amino acid deaminase/aldolase: protein MATESDKLRERLDRATAHLDPPYAVVDLTAYDANATALVDRAAGKPLRVASKSVRSRDLLSRTLARPGWRGVMAFTLPEAIWLVRQGVSDDVLVAYPTADRGPLAELAGDPALAAAITLMVDGTEQLDLVDDVRAPARRAELRLCLDLDASWRPVRGVHVGVRRSPVHSARAAGALAATVAGRAGFRLVGLMAYEAQIAGLGDAPPGQAVLGAAIRLAQRGSYRELLARRGAAVAAVREHAELEFVNGGGTGSVAATSADPAVTEVTAGSGLYGPTLFDAYRAWRPTPAAFFACAVVRRPAPGLATVLGGGWIASGPAAPSRLPRPWLPAGLKLIGTEGTGEVQTPLAGTAAATLRVGDRVWFRHAKAGELCEHVNELHLVEGDEVVATVPTYRGEGHAFL from the coding sequence GTGGCCACCGAAAGCGACAAACTGCGCGAGCGCCTCGATCGGGCGACCGCCCACCTCGATCCCCCGTACGCCGTGGTCGACCTGACCGCGTACGACGCGAACGCGACCGCCCTGGTCGACCGCGCGGCCGGCAAGCCGCTCCGGGTCGCCAGCAAGTCGGTCCGCAGCCGTGACCTGCTCAGCCGGACGCTCGCCCGGCCCGGCTGGCGCGGCGTGATGGCGTTCACCCTGCCCGAGGCGATCTGGCTGGTCCGCCAGGGGGTGAGCGACGACGTGCTGGTCGCCTACCCGACCGCCGACCGGGGCCCGCTCGCCGAGCTGGCCGGCGACCCGGCGCTCGCCGCCGCGATCACCCTGATGGTGGACGGCACCGAACAGCTCGACCTGGTCGACGACGTGCGGGCTCCGGCCCGCCGAGCCGAGCTGCGGCTCTGCCTCGACCTGGACGCCTCGTGGCGGCCGGTGCGCGGGGTGCACGTCGGGGTGCGCCGGTCGCCGGTGCACAGCGCCCGGGCCGCCGGCGCGCTCGCCGCCACCGTCGCCGGCCGCGCCGGCTTCCGGCTGGTCGGGCTGATGGCCTACGAGGCACAGATCGCCGGCCTGGGCGACGCGCCGCCCGGGCAGGCGGTGCTCGGCGCCGCGATCCGGCTGGCCCAGCGCGGCTCGTACCGCGAGTTGCTGGCCCGCCGGGGCGCGGCGGTGGCCGCGGTACGCGAACACGCCGAGCTGGAGTTCGTCAACGGCGGCGGCACCGGCAGCGTGGCGGCGACCAGCGCCGATCCCGCGGTCACCGAGGTCACCGCGGGATCGGGCCTGTACGGGCCGACGCTGTTCGACGCCTACCGGGCGTGGCGGCCCACCCCGGCGGCGTTCTTCGCCTGCGCGGTGGTCCGCCGGCCGGCGCCGGGGCTGGCCACCGTGCTCGGCGGCGGTTGGATCGCCTCCGGTCCGGCCGCGCCCAGCCGCCTTCCCCGGCCGTGGCTGCCGGCCGGGCTGAAGCTGATCGGCACCGAGGGCACCGGCGAGGTGCAGACCCCGCTGGCCGGCACCGCGGCCGCCACCCTGCGGGTGGGCGACCGGGTGTGGTTCCGGCACGCCAAGGCGGGCGAGCTCTGCGAGCACGTCAACGAGCTGCACCTGGTGGAGGGGGACGAGGTCGTGGCGACCGTGCCCACCTACCGGGGCGAGGGCCACGCGTTCCTCTGA
- a CDS encoding winged helix-turn-helix transcriptional regulator, whose product MSQAVRVGRLPVPDGKSGCPINLTAELLGDRWSLVVLRDVMFGGHRHFRELLTNSIEGIASNILASRLSKLVDAGLLSRHDDPSHRQKIDYRLTEAAIELVPVMAQLGAWGSRWLPTSPELSIRAELLAAGGPDMWQRFMDELRATHLEGHPQRADGVLAELALAYERAAAKADRPR is encoded by the coding sequence ATGTCGCAAGCAGTAAGGGTTGGGCGTCTACCCGTGCCCGACGGGAAGTCGGGGTGCCCGATCAATCTGACCGCCGAACTGTTGGGCGACCGATGGAGCCTGGTCGTGCTACGGGATGTCATGTTCGGCGGCCACCGGCACTTTCGTGAGCTACTCACGAATTCGATCGAAGGCATCGCTTCGAACATCCTCGCCAGCCGTCTGTCGAAGCTCGTGGACGCGGGCCTGCTCAGTCGGCACGACGACCCGAGCCACCGACAGAAGATCGACTATCGCCTCACCGAGGCGGCGATCGAACTCGTTCCGGTCATGGCGCAGCTCGGCGCCTGGGGCTCCCGATGGCTCCCCACATCACCCGAGCTGTCGATCCGCGCCGAGCTTCTCGCCGCCGGCGGTCCCGACATGTGGCAGCGGTTCATGGACGAACTCCGCGCCACCCACCTCGAGGGCCATCCGCAACGTGCCGACGGCGTCCTCGCCGAGCTCGCCCTGGCCTATGAGCGCGCTGCGGCTAAGGCTGACCGGCCTCGGTAG
- a CDS encoding TetR family transcriptional regulator, which produces MLDACAELVDEVGYEGLTTTLLAERAEVAIGSVYQFFPDKRAIVQALTLRTMESYLQRLDERFASDDLTHWWDGVDAGIDEYITMHRTVPGFRTLHFGDVVDLHLLDEQRDNNGVIADQLARVLTERFGLTDVPELRFHLEIAVEVADALIKLAFRRRPEGDERVLAEAKALIREYLHQQVESPVDAARSS; this is translated from the coding sequence ATGCTGGACGCCTGCGCCGAGCTCGTCGACGAGGTGGGGTACGAGGGGCTGACCACGACTCTGCTCGCCGAGCGTGCCGAGGTGGCGATCGGGTCGGTCTACCAGTTCTTTCCGGACAAGCGGGCGATCGTGCAGGCGCTGACCCTGCGCACGATGGAGTCCTACCTCCAGCGGCTCGACGAGCGGTTCGCCTCCGACGACCTGACCCACTGGTGGGACGGCGTCGACGCGGGGATCGACGAGTACATCACGATGCACCGTACCGTTCCCGGTTTCCGTACCCTGCACTTCGGCGACGTGGTCGACCTGCACCTGCTCGATGAGCAGCGGGACAACAACGGGGTGATCGCGGACCAGCTGGCCCGCGTGCTCACCGAACGGTTCGGGCTCACCGACGTGCCCGAGCTGCGCTTCCATCTGGAGATCGCGGTGGAGGTGGCCGACGCGCTGATCAAGCTGGCGTTCCGTCGGCGGCCCGAGGGCGACGAGCGGGTGCTGGCCGAGGCGAAGGCGCTCATCCGGGAGTACCTGCACCAGCAGGTCGAGAGCCCGGTGGACGCCGCGCGGTCCAGCTGA
- a CDS encoding metallophosphoesterase family protein → MTDDHPPVPAPDDPHGSEAAGGRPARRPRSTDPLELGFTPRKPVPWLAPFLLISTGIRTLLAMLFGAYLDKRELQNSLEARIERQVGPDGGLWLDYVADLGDGFNATYSVAYLLAQPELEVDGHRLPRAQTLVMGGDQVYPSAAFEAYEDRCKGPYQAALPGTPPERPTLFAVPGNHDWYDGLTAFLRLFVRSRDRHFGGWATGQSRSYFAVELPADWWLLGLDDQSGSYLDDPQLTYFDTVAEKLGPQSRVIVAVPAPTWVKAVDHPTAYDSIDYFIRTIVAPTGAQVRLLISGDLHHYARYAGPDRQLITCGSGGAYLYPTHKLPERIEVPPRDTLARRASPSRPYDLAGRYPDAARSRRYAWGIFPRLPLRNPGFTTLLGTLHTLLMLAMVGVVENRSGTEQRLFSLPLVLMLLVTLLGAAFFAKPPSSGGKRHARHWILGVGHGLAHIGLAAAGTWGWLALPFQEWPWPLPVVAAAVLYGPVSGLVASQLVAAYLLVAGAFGVNVNELFAGQGIEDSKAFLRLRIDPDGTLTIYPIAVDRVARDWQVNPDQSPQASWLTPKPSLTPHLAEPPITLR, encoded by the coding sequence GTGACCGACGATCACCCCCCGGTGCCCGCCCCGGACGACCCGCACGGCAGCGAGGCGGCGGGCGGGCGGCCCGCCCGCCGGCCACGCTCGACCGACCCGCTGGAGCTGGGCTTCACCCCGCGCAAGCCGGTGCCGTGGCTCGCGCCGTTCCTGCTGATCAGCACCGGCATCCGTACGCTGCTGGCGATGCTCTTCGGGGCGTACCTGGACAAGCGGGAGCTGCAGAACTCGCTCGAGGCCCGGATCGAGCGGCAGGTCGGGCCGGACGGCGGGCTCTGGCTGGACTACGTGGCCGACCTGGGCGACGGCTTCAACGCCACCTACTCGGTGGCGTACCTGCTCGCGCAGCCGGAGCTGGAGGTGGACGGGCACCGGCTGCCCCGGGCGCAGACCCTGGTGATGGGGGGCGACCAGGTCTACCCGTCGGCCGCCTTCGAGGCGTACGAGGACCGCTGCAAGGGGCCCTACCAGGCCGCGCTGCCGGGCACCCCGCCCGAGCGGCCCACCCTCTTCGCGGTGCCCGGCAACCACGACTGGTACGACGGGCTGACCGCCTTCCTGCGGCTCTTCGTCCGGTCCCGGGACCGGCACTTCGGCGGCTGGGCGACCGGGCAGTCCCGGTCCTACTTCGCCGTCGAGTTGCCCGCCGACTGGTGGCTGCTCGGCCTCGACGACCAGTCCGGCTCGTACCTGGACGACCCGCAGCTGACCTACTTCGACACGGTGGCCGAGAAGCTGGGCCCGCAGAGCAGGGTGATCGTGGCCGTGCCGGCCCCGACCTGGGTCAAGGCCGTCGACCACCCCACGGCGTACGACTCGATCGACTACTTCATCCGGACCATCGTGGCGCCGACCGGGGCGCAGGTGCGGCTGCTCATCTCCGGCGACCTGCACCACTACGCCCGGTACGCCGGCCCGGACCGTCAACTGATCACCTGCGGCAGCGGCGGCGCGTACCTCTACCCGACGCACAAGCTCCCGGAGCGAATCGAGGTGCCGCCGCGGGACACCCTGGCCCGGCGGGCCAGCCCGAGCCGCCCGTACGACCTGGCCGGCCGTTACCCGGACGCGGCCCGCTCCCGGCGCTACGCCTGGGGCATCTTCCCCCGGCTGCCGTTGCGCAACCCCGGCTTCACCACCCTGCTCGGCACCCTGCACACGCTGCTGATGCTCGCCATGGTGGGGGTGGTGGAGAACCGCAGCGGCACCGAGCAGCGGCTGTTCAGCCTGCCGCTGGTGCTGATGCTGCTGGTGACGCTGCTCGGCGCGGCCTTCTTCGCCAAGCCGCCCAGCTCCGGCGGCAAGCGGCACGCCCGGCACTGGATCCTCGGCGTCGGTCACGGGCTGGCGCACATCGGGCTGGCCGCCGCCGGCACCTGGGGCTGGCTGGCGCTGCCCTTCCAGGAGTGGCCGTGGCCGCTGCCGGTGGTCGCCGCGGCGGTGCTGTACGGGCCGGTGAGCGGGCTGGTGGCGAGCCAGTTGGTGGCCGCGTACCTGCTGGTGGCGGGGGCGTTCGGGGTGAACGTCAACGAGCTCTTCGCCGGCCAGGGCATCGAGGACTCGAAGGCGTTCCTCCGGCTCCGCATCGACCCCGACGGCACCCTGACGATCTACCCGATCGCGGTGGACCGCGTCGCCCGCGACTGGCAGGTCAACCCCGACCAGTCCCCCCAAGCCTCCTGGCTAACCCCCAAACCCTCCCTAACCCCCCACCTAGCCGAACCCCCCATAACCCTCCGCTGA
- the tmk gene encoding dTMP kinase, protein MPSDGPARGGTAIESEFNGESPGVSPSSNKSGGAAEKPGADLSGYAGIRSVLRIRPFRRLWIVLGAASFGDWFGLLATSVFAAAQVQGSTAKGAAFGGVIAIRLLPALVLGPIAGVLADRFDRRWTMVICDVLRFLLFASIPLVALLGAPGGVVVGWAAIATFLIESLTLLWIPAKEAAVPNLIPRARLEAANQLTLITTYGLTPVLAALILAALDGAVRAATGGATPDWAEPAQLALWFNALSRLATALVVAYGIREISHGQADEQGRTEQSMLRQFKEGWRYIGQTPLVRGLVLGIFGAFAGGGIVIGTAKFFATSLGAGDAAFYLLFGAIFIGLALGIGLGPMIVKEMSRRRWFGMSIVLASAAVMTLAFAIHLSMAMVGAVLVGAGAGMAFLSGTTLLGGEIADEVRGRVFAVVQIGTRLVLILAIGLSSLLAGVGGSRKLEIADLGVSISSTRLLLLAAGAAGIFAGISAFGQMDDKKGVPVLADLWGSIRGRPLMPAEPFVSAGLFVVFEGGEGAGKSTQLGTLAERLRGQGRDVIVTREPGATAVGERIRSLLLGAPGSDVPSPRAEALLYAADRAHHVATVVRPALTRGAVVISDRYVDSSLAYQGAGRTLPVDEVSWLSSWATGGLKPDLVVLLDVDPRTGLSRVAQRNEEADHVEAESVAFHERVRYAFLDLAAADPKRYLVLDASRPIEQIAEQVARRVEELLGAPGGIVHPRPAQGPDTSVQPELSETELVTMEHRT, encoded by the coding sequence ATGCCCAGCGATGGGCCGGCACGTGGAGGTACGGCCATCGAAAGCGAGTTCAACGGCGAGTCGCCCGGCGTGTCGCCGTCCTCGAACAAGTCCGGCGGCGCCGCCGAGAAGCCCGGTGCCGACCTGTCCGGCTACGCGGGCATCCGCTCGGTGCTGCGGATCCGGCCGTTCCGCCGGCTCTGGATCGTGCTCGGCGCGGCGTCCTTCGGTGACTGGTTCGGCCTGCTCGCCACGTCGGTCTTCGCCGCCGCCCAGGTCCAGGGAAGCACCGCCAAGGGTGCCGCCTTCGGTGGCGTCATCGCCATCCGGCTGCTGCCGGCGCTGGTGCTCGGCCCGATCGCCGGCGTGCTCGCCGACCGCTTCGACCGGCGCTGGACGATGGTCATCTGCGACGTGCTGCGCTTCCTGCTCTTCGCCTCGATCCCGTTGGTCGCGCTGCTCGGCGCCCCCGGCGGGGTGGTGGTCGGCTGGGCGGCGATCGCCACCTTCCTGATCGAGTCGCTCACCCTGCTGTGGATCCCGGCCAAGGAGGCCGCGGTCCCCAACCTGATCCCGCGCGCCCGGCTGGAGGCCGCCAACCAGCTCACGCTGATCACCACGTACGGCCTGACGCCGGTCCTCGCCGCGCTGATCCTCGCCGCGCTCGACGGTGCCGTGCGGGCGGCCACCGGGGGTGCGACGCCGGACTGGGCCGAGCCGGCCCAACTGGCGCTCTGGTTCAACGCGCTCTCCCGGCTGGCCACCGCACTGGTGGTCGCGTACGGCATCAGGGAGATCAGCCACGGGCAGGCCGACGAGCAGGGCCGCACCGAGCAGAGCATGCTGCGCCAGTTCAAGGAGGGCTGGCGCTACATCGGGCAGACCCCGCTCGTGCGCGGCCTGGTGCTCGGCATCTTCGGCGCCTTCGCCGGCGGCGGCATCGTGATCGGCACCGCCAAGTTCTTCGCCACCTCGCTGGGCGCCGGCGACGCCGCCTTCTACCTGCTCTTCGGCGCCATCTTCATCGGCCTGGCGCTCGGCATCGGCCTGGGCCCGATGATCGTCAAGGAGATGTCCCGCCGCCGCTGGTTCGGCATGAGCATCGTGCTGGCCAGCGCGGCGGTGATGACGCTGGCCTTCGCCATCCACCTGTCGATGGCGATGGTCGGCGCGGTCCTGGTCGGCGCGGGCGCCGGGATGGCCTTCCTCTCCGGCACCACCCTGCTCGGCGGCGAGATCGCCGACGAGGTGCGCGGCCGAGTCTTCGCCGTGGTGCAGATCGGCACCCGGCTGGTGCTGATCCTGGCCATCGGCCTGAGCAGCCTGCTCGCCGGTGTCGGCGGCTCCCGCAAGCTGGAGATCGCCGACCTGGGCGTCTCCATCTCGTCCACCCGGTTGCTGCTGCTCGCCGCGGGTGCGGCCGGCATCTTCGCCGGGATCAGCGCGTTCGGTCAGATGGACGACAAGAAGGGCGTACCGGTCCTGGCCGACCTGTGGGGCTCGATCCGGGGCCGCCCGCTGATGCCGGCCGAGCCGTTCGTCTCCGCCGGGCTCTTCGTGGTCTTCGAGGGCGGCGAGGGCGCCGGCAAGTCCACCCAGCTCGGCACGCTCGCCGAGCGGCTGCGCGGGCAGGGGCGTGACGTGATTGTCACCCGGGAGCCCGGGGCCACCGCGGTCGGCGAGCGGATCCGTTCGCTGCTACTCGGCGCGCCCGGCTCGGACGTGCCGTCGCCGCGCGCCGAGGCGCTGCTCTACGCCGCCGACCGGGCGCACCACGTCGCCACCGTGGTCCGGCCGGCGCTGACCCGGGGCGCGGTGGTGATCAGCGACCGGTACGTCGACTCGTCCCTGGCGTACCAGGGGGCGGGGCGGACGCTGCCGGTCGACGAGGTCTCCTGGCTCTCCTCCTGGGCCACCGGCGGGCTCAAGCCCGACCTGGTGGTGCTGCTCGACGTCGACCCGCGTACCGGCCTGTCCCGGGTGGCGCAGCGCAACGAGGAGGCCGACCACGTGGAGGCCGAGTCGGTCGCCTTCCACGAGCGGGTCCGGTACGCCTTCCTCGACCTCGCCGCCGCCGACCCGAAGCGCTACCTGGTGCTGGACGCGTCCCGGCCGATCGAGCAGATCGCCGAGCAGGTGGCCCGCCGGGTGGAGGAGCTGCTCGGCGCCCCCGGCGGCATCGTGCACCCGCGCCCGGCGCAGGGGCCGGACACTTCGGTGCAGCCGGAGTTATCCGAAACGGAGCTGGTGACGATGGAGCATCGGACCTGA
- a CDS encoding PSP1 domain-containing protein: MGMLCAVSFQRYGRLYYLDPGELSPQVGDKVLVPTDDGPEVAECVWAAQWVAEDTAGFPRLAGLAQEEDLRRDEALRRRKAEAKVAAKRLIREHGLPMKVVAVDHVLGGGEGGGERSTIYFTAPHRVDFRSLVRDLGATLHCRVELRQLSARDSARVQGGIGSCGRDLCCATFLTDFEPVTIRMAKDQDLPLNPLRISGACGRLMCCLKYEHPLYQKFQESAPATGERVTTPQGGGRVVGHSVPRDAVLVRLDADGSRSMCSRADVCGSRRAYDTRNQPNPENTAP; the protein is encoded by the coding sequence ATGGGCATGCTCTGCGCGGTCAGCTTCCAGCGGTACGGGCGCCTCTACTACCTCGACCCGGGCGAGCTGAGCCCGCAGGTGGGCGACAAGGTGCTGGTGCCCACCGACGACGGCCCCGAGGTGGCCGAGTGCGTCTGGGCCGCCCAGTGGGTCGCCGAGGACACCGCCGGCTTCCCGAGGCTGGCCGGCCTGGCCCAGGAGGAGGACCTGCGCCGCGACGAGGCGCTGCGCCGCCGCAAGGCCGAGGCGAAGGTCGCCGCCAAGCGGCTGATCCGGGAGCACGGGCTGCCGATGAAGGTGGTGGCCGTCGACCACGTGCTCGGCGGAGGTGAAGGCGGCGGCGAACGAAGCACCATCTACTTCACCGCCCCGCACCGGGTGGACTTCCGGTCGCTGGTCCGCGACCTCGGCGCGACCCTGCACTGCCGGGTCGAGCTGCGCCAGCTCTCCGCCCGCGACTCGGCGCGGGTGCAGGGTGGCATCGGCTCCTGCGGCCGGGACCTGTGCTGCGCCACCTTCCTCACCGACTTCGAGCCGGTCACCATCCGGATGGCCAAGGACCAGGACCTGCCGCTCAACCCGCTGCGCATCTCGGGGGCGTGCGGCCGGCTCATGTGTTGCCTGAAGTATGAACATCCCCTGTATCAAAAATTTCAGGAGTCCGCGCCGGCGACCGGCGAGCGGGTCACCACACCGCAGGGCGGCGGTCGGGTGGTCGGGCACAGCGTGCCAAGAGACGCGGTGCTCGTGCGGCTCGACGCCGACGGCTCGCGCTCCATGTGCTCCCGCGCCGACGTCTGCGGCTCCCGCCGCGCCTACGACACCCGCAACCAGCCGAACCCGGAGAACACCGCGCCCTGA
- a CDS encoding YbaB/EbfC family nucleoid-associated protein: MPRGEIDEAWIEEAVRRYRRIESLQAEFDQAVSTVEVTVRSPDGLVEVVVTAGGRITDVRFLGPLHTRHPRDVAGSVQAAVTAAADAAQWAREKLHNETFTAYRPLAGA, translated from the coding sequence ATGCCACGGGGGGAGATCGACGAGGCCTGGATCGAGGAGGCGGTGCGGCGCTACCGCCGGATCGAGTCCCTGCAGGCCGAGTTCGACCAGGCGGTGTCGACGGTCGAGGTCACCGTCCGGTCGCCGGACGGGTTGGTCGAGGTGGTGGTGACTGCCGGTGGGCGGATCACCGACGTGCGGTTCCTCGGCCCGCTGCACACCCGTCACCCGCGCGACGTCGCCGGTTCCGTGCAGGCCGCGGTCACCGCGGCGGCAGACGCGGCCCAGTGGGCTCGGGAGAAGTTGCACAACGAGACGTTCACCGCCTACCGGCCGCTGGCGGGGGCCTGA
- a CDS encoding DNA polymerase III subunit delta' has translation MPDVFADLVGQDEAVETLRRAAAAAAAVLRVPAAGAVPDPADDELAALVEEADAGAVPGPAGDPGAGMTHAWIFTGPPGSGRSVAARAFAAALQCAYGTGCGECPGCHTTMAGTHADVRLVVPEGLSIGVGEMRALVLRAASTPSGGRWQVVIIEDADRLTEAAGNALLKAVEEPPPRTVFLLCAPSTHPDDISVTIRSRCRVVPLRQPPAEAVAEVLVRRDGIAPDVAAWAAAAAQGHVGRARRLARDPEARGRREAVLAVPRRLTGVGAAFDAASALIEAAEAEAEASVAEADAAERAALETALGAGGTGRGVAGALRGAAGQLKDLEKRQKSRATRAQRDALDRALVDLAGFYRDALTKALGAPVAPVHTDTAAVAEAGARKWEAEGALRRLEAVLACRAAIEANVKPRIAVEAMMLALWKG, from the coding sequence ATGCCGGACGTCTTCGCCGATCTGGTCGGGCAGGACGAGGCGGTCGAGACGTTGCGCCGGGCCGCCGCGGCGGCGGCCGCCGTGCTGCGCGTCCCCGCCGCCGGGGCGGTGCCCGACCCCGCCGACGACGAGCTTGCCGCCCTGGTCGAGGAGGCCGACGCCGGGGCCGTCCCGGGTCCGGCGGGCGATCCCGGTGCGGGGATGACGCACGCCTGGATCTTCACCGGGCCGCCGGGATCGGGTCGGTCGGTGGCCGCCCGCGCCTTCGCCGCCGCGCTGCAGTGCGCGTACGGCACCGGCTGTGGCGAGTGCCCGGGCTGCCACACCACCATGGCGGGCACCCACGCCGACGTACGGCTGGTGGTGCCGGAGGGGCTCTCGATCGGCGTCGGCGAGATGCGCGCCCTGGTGCTGCGGGCCGCCAGCACGCCGTCCGGCGGCCGTTGGCAGGTGGTGATCATCGAGGACGCCGACCGGCTCACCGAGGCGGCCGGCAACGCCCTGCTCAAGGCGGTCGAGGAACCGCCGCCCCGGACGGTCTTCCTGCTCTGCGCCCCGTCCACCCACCCGGACGACATCTCGGTGACGATCCGGTCGCGCTGCCGGGTCGTACCGCTGCGGCAGCCGCCGGCCGAGGCGGTGGCCGAGGTGCTGGTGCGCCGGGACGGCATCGCGCCCGACGTGGCGGCGTGGGCGGCGGCGGCCGCCCAGGGGCATGTGGGGCGGGCCCGGCGGCTGGCCCGCGACCCGGAGGCCCGCGGCCGGCGGGAGGCGGTGCTGGCGGTGCCGCGCCGGCTCACCGGGGTGGGTGCCGCCTTCGACGCGGCGTCCGCGCTGATCGAGGCGGCCGAGGCGGAGGCCGAGGCGTCGGTGGCCGAGGCCGACGCGGCGGAACGGGCCGCGTTGGAGACCGCGCTCGGCGCCGGCGGCACCGGCCGGGGTGTGGCGGGCGCCCTGCGGGGCGCCGCCGGGCAGCTCAAGGACCTGGAGAAACGGCAGAAGTCGCGGGCCACCCGGGCCCAGCGGGACGCGCTGGACCGGGCGCTGGTCGACCTGGCCGGGTTCTACCGGGACGCGCTCACCAAGGCGCTCGGCGCCCCGGTCGCGCCGGTGCACACCGACACCGCCGCCGTGGCCGAGGCCGGCGCCCGGAAGTGGGAGGCCGAGGGTGCGCTGCGCCGGCTGGAGGCCGTGCTGGCCTGCCGGGCGGCGATCGAGGCGAACGTGAAGCCCCGGATCGCCGTCGAGGCGATGATGCTCGCCCTCTGGAAGGGCTGA
- a CDS encoding D-arabinono-1,4-lactone oxidase, with protein sequence MAATAPLAAAWTNWAGNQRSTATTILRPTSVTDVAEAVRTAAANRQRIRAVGSGHSFTAVAVTDGHRMELDALDTGVRVDAERRLVTVPAGMTLRTLNGLLAAHGLALPNLGDIDAQTVAGAISTGTHGTGAGYGCLSTFVEALTLVTGTGEVLRCSADEHPDVFAAARVSLGALGVLVEVTLRCVDAFVLHAHERPAPLAAVLGELPELIEAHDHVEFYWFPYTDRVQVKTNDRVPVDDRPLPRWRGWLDDEFLSNTVFAGACRLGRAVPALAPRISAVSARALTERRYTGRSDRVFCTPRRVRFVEMEYAVPRAALPEALDALRRIVGGLPFKVLFPVEIRFTAADDIWLSHGYGRDSAYLAVHQYVGMPYEPYFRAFEQVAAGLGGRPHWGKLHYRDAASLAPAYPRWADFQAIRARLDPNRLFTNPHLTHILG encoded by the coding sequence ATGGCCGCCACCGCACCGCTCGCCGCCGCCTGGACCAACTGGGCCGGCAACCAGCGCAGCACCGCCACCACCATCCTGCGCCCCACCTCGGTGACCGACGTGGCCGAGGCCGTCCGGACCGCCGCGGCGAACCGCCAGCGGATCCGAGCGGTCGGCAGCGGGCACTCGTTCACCGCCGTCGCGGTCACCGACGGTCACCGGATGGAGTTGGACGCGCTGGACACCGGTGTCCGGGTGGACGCCGAGCGCCGGCTGGTCACCGTACCGGCCGGGATGACGCTGCGCACCCTCAACGGCCTGCTCGCCGCGCACGGGCTGGCCCTGCCCAACCTCGGCGACATCGACGCGCAGACGGTCGCCGGCGCGATCTCCACCGGCACCCACGGCACCGGGGCCGGCTACGGCTGCCTCTCCACCTTCGTCGAGGCGCTCACCCTGGTCACCGGCACCGGCGAGGTGCTGCGCTGCTCCGCCGACGAGCACCCGGACGTGTTCGCCGCCGCCCGGGTCTCGCTCGGCGCGCTCGGCGTACTGGTCGAGGTCACCCTGCGCTGCGTGGACGCCTTCGTGCTGCACGCGCACGAGCGGCCGGCCCCGCTGGCCGCGGTCCTCGGCGAGCTGCCCGAGCTGATCGAGGCGCACGACCACGTGGAGTTCTACTGGTTCCCGTACACCGACCGGGTGCAGGTCAAGACCAACGACCGGGTGCCCGTCGACGACCGGCCGCTGCCCCGCTGGCGCGGCTGGCTGGACGACGAGTTCCTGTCCAACACCGTCTTCGCCGGCGCCTGCCGGCTCGGCCGCGCCGTGCCGGCGCTCGCCCCGAGGATCAGCGCGGTCTCCGCCCGGGCGCTCACCGAGCGCCGCTACACCGGCCGCTCCGACCGGGTCTTCTGCACCCCGCGCCGGGTCCGCTTCGTCGAGATGGAGTACGCGGTGCCGCGCGCCGCGCTGCCCGAGGCGCTGGACGCGCTGCGCCGGATCGTGGGCGGGCTGCCCTTCAAGGTGCTCTTCCCGGTCGAGATCCGGTTCACCGCCGCCGACGACATCTGGCTGTCGCACGGCTACGGCCGCGACTCGGCGTACCTGGCCGTGCACCAGTACGTGGGCATGCCCTACGAGCCGTACTTCCGGGCGTTCGAGCAGGTCGCCGCCGGCCTGGGCGGACGCCCGCACTGGGGCAAGCTGCACTACCGCGACGCCGCCTCGCTGGCGCCCGCCTACCCCCGCTGGGCCGACTTCCAGGCCATCCGGGCCCGCCTGGACCCGAACCGCCTCTTCACCAACCCCCACCTCACCCACATCCTCGGCTGA